GAAATTGCCAAACGTTCGCGCGGAACGCCTCGGATCGCCAATCGTCTTTTAAAACGTACTCGCGATTTTGCGCAGGTTCAGCAAAAATCAATTATCGATAAAAGTATTGCTGATTTTGCATTGCATGCACTGGAAGTGGATGAGCACGGATTAGATGATATGGATAAAAGAATTTTAACTGCTATTATTGAAAAATTTAGCGGCGGACCTGTTGGGGTAGATACGATTGCTATTTCGGTAGGCGAAGAACCCGGAACTATCGAAGAAGTTTATGAACCGTTTTTAATTCAAAAAGGATTTATGAAACGAACGCCGCGGGGACGCGAAGTCACGGCTTTAGCGTACGATCATTTGAAATTGAAACCGCGTCGCCATTCCAAACAAGGCGACCTTGAGCTTTGAAATTATCGTTTTTTCTGTAAAGACAAAATTTCCGTGAATTCATAATAGGTAATTCCATCAATGACGTTTTTCTTAACGCGATAACCGTCCAGCATTGTATCGAGCAACACTTCCGTTTCCGTCAAATCCTTTTTCAAAAAATTAGCCGTGTCCGTCACCGTCAGCCTTCCTTTCCTCATTGCCGCCAGTTGAATCACATCGCTGCGTAATTTATCCTCCGACGGCATTAATTCCGGAAAGTCGTAGGTAATGCTTCCGTCGAGCGATAATACCGGCTGTCCTCCGTAATCCTTGGCCAGATTTTCCAACATTTTCTGGGCTTCATTTTTTGAAATCCGATATCGCATCATTACATCACCGAGCCGCAATGTGCCCTGATTATTTTTAATCAAATCAAAAATTTCATTTTCCCGTTTCTTCCGGATAGACTGAAGCCGATTGCTCCGTGAACGGATGATTACGACAACAACTAATCCGATTCCTCCAATCACGACCCAAAATTCCAATGATTGAACGAGTGCAATCGCCGTTTTTTGAAACGAAAAAGGGACAGGGTTGATCTTAACGCTCAGAAAATCCGCTCTCAATCCCTTCGATGTGAAAAAACCAAATCCGCCGTTTGATGACGTAATATCCTTCAGTCGAGTTAGTTCCGTGCCATTCAGAATAAAAACGATTTCTGCGCCTTCGGCGATAATTTTTAAGTTTTGAATACCGCTTTTTTCAAAAGTTACGGGCGTTGGTATGTGCAATTTTGAAATATTAGAATTGATGCGCTTATCGATATAATAATTCCCATCATCCGTTAAATAAAACCCCAAAGCATCTTCAATCCCCGACATGCGAAAGAGCAGGCCAACCGCGCCATCCTTAGCCCATTGACTGACCCGAAAATTGACTTCATAAATAAAGTCTGGCTCGTTCCCCGATGATAAAGTAAAATGATCGCTTTGCGGATCGGCCATGGCATAATACCCTTTCTCGTAATGCGCAAATTCACTTTCAGATAACCACCTGACCGATTTATCGTAAAAATTTTCAATAACCCACGCCGACGGATCGCCGGGAAAATCCGCCTCGCTGTTTTTATTCTCAGGCGCAAAATCATACTGCGGCGAAGGCGCCGAACCAAATGCATAGACTTTTATATCGTCAAAATGTGCATGAACGCTGTCATACGCAACAAAGCCGATCCTTCCCCTCTTAAAAACAGGGTGGCGCGCTTCATCGACAAAAGTTCCGTTGATATATAATTTTATTACATCATTTTTACAGTCAATTCTTAAAAAATTGACGCCATTCAGCTGAATGAGATCGGATTTTTTCCAAGGTATGATATTAAACCAATTTGATAATTCTTGCCCGCCTAAGAGATAATAACCTCCGGCTGAAATACAGAAAGCATAAAAGTTATCAATATCACGGGCGCGGAAAATCAAACCATAACCCCGATCGTCGGAACCTGACAGAAATTCTGTTTTGATTTCGGCTGTAAAATTGTCGTAATCCGTATTGAGATTAATACTCCATCGTCCATTCTTGGCAAAAATGTGATAGGCGCCGTTTTGGTAATTAGCATAAGCGGAATTAGACCAATCTTTTTCCGTATCAAAATGATCTTCGTAGCGTAACTGGGCATCTACGGAGCAGAAAGCCGTCAACACAATGATTGTAAAAACAATTTTCATAGGATCACCGCATCACTTAAGTGTTTAGAATATTCCGCAATATTTTTGCCGTTGATTGAGGGTCTCCCGATCCCATCAAAGCTGAAATAACCGCAATGCCTTTGGCACCTGAATTCTTTAAAACAGCTGCGTTGGATTCATTAATTCCGCCGATCGCTACGCAAGGAATGGCGACAGACGAGCAGATTTGTTTCAATCCTTCGCTTCCAATGACGCCTTTGATATTGGTTTTAGTGCTGGTCGGAAATACCGTTCCGACACCGAGATAATTGGCGCCACGGGATTCGGCGCTCCGGGCTTCCTCAACAGTATGCGCAGAAAGTCCGATGATTTTGTCCGATCCTAATAACGAGCGAGCGCTTTCAATCGGCATGTCGTCGTCTCCGAGATGAACGCCATCCGCATCTACGG
This DNA window, taken from bacterium, encodes the following:
- the thiE gene encoding thiamine phosphate synthase, yielding MKTFDLSLYLIADPSMSGPYSLNEIVSRSLEGGATIIQMRAKHQTTRLMIETAKLLLEITRQFHVPLIINDRIDVALAVDADGVHLGDDDMPIESARSLLGSDKIIGLSAHTVEEARSAESRGANYLGVGTVFPTSTKTNIKGVIGSEGLKQICSSVAIPCVAIGGINESNAAVLKNSGAKGIAVISALMGSGDPQSTAKILRNILNT
- a CDS encoding Holliday junction branch migration DNA helicase RuvB, whose product is EIAKRSRGTPRIANRLLKRTRDFAQVQQKSIIDKSIADFALHALEVDEHGLDDMDKRILTAIIEKFSGGPVGVDTIAISVGEEPGTIEEVYEPFLIQKGFMKRTPRGREVTALAYDHLKLKPRRHSKQGDLEL